Genomic DNA from Blattabacterium sp. (Blaberus giganteus):
CTATTAAATTTCCTAAAACATCATGACTTTGCCATGAAATTTGCACGATTCTCGGCCAATTATCTATATGAGTAATTGGAAGATTATAGGAAATAGGCAATCCTGTTGTTTCGGTATCAACAATGAGGTACATTTTATTTGAATTAGTCAAAAAAAGTTACTGAAAAATTATTAGTTTTGTATTGTATTACCTGTTTTTTTTATTAAAAAAAATAATAAACGATAACTCTAAAACTGTTATGCTCTAGTTTATCTGTTTATGTGTGTATTTTTATGTATAAAAAATAGAGAAAAACAATAAAATTATGTCTAATCAAACTGAAGAAATAAAAAGAAAATCACCACATTCATATGATATTCAAAATGAAAAACTGAAGGATCAGAAAAGTATTAAAACAAGTTTCGATTGGACGAAATATGAAACTCATTTTAATAATGATAGACAAGAAGAAAGAAAAAAATTTGAAGAAATATATACAAAAACTTTACCCTATGTTCAAGAATTAGAAATATATCAAGGAGTTGTAACACATATTTCGGACAAAATTATTATTGTAGATATTGGATTCAAAGCAGAAGGAGCCATTTCTATAAGTGAATTTAGAGAAAATTTTAATATACAAGTAGGCAGTAAAATAGAAGTAATGGTTGTTAAAATTGACTATAAAGGACAATGTATTCTTTCGTATCAAAAAGCGAAAATGCTAAGAAATTGGCAACGTATCAATGAAGCATATGAAAAATCTGAGGTTATATTGGGTTATGTTGCAGCTAGAACAAAAGGAGGATTAATTGTTGAAATATTTGATATAGAATGTTTTTTACCTGGATCACATATAAATGTTAAACCTGTTCGAGATTATGATATTTATGTTGGAAAAACCATGGAAGTGAAAGTGGTGAAAATCAATAAAAAAACGAAAAATGTTGTTGTTTCTCATAAAGTGTTAATAGAAAGAGATATTGAAGAACAAAGGAAAGAAATGATATCAAAATTAGACAAAGGTCAAGTCTTAGAAGGAAAAATCAAAAACATTCTTCCTTATGGTGCCTTTGTAGATTTAGGAGGTGTAGATGCTTTGCTTCATATTACCGATATGAGTTGGCCACATATTAACCATCCTACAGAAATTGTTCAGTTAGAACAGGAACTAAAATTTGTTGTATTAGGTGTAGATAAAGATAAAAATCGTGTACAATTAGGATTAAAACAATTACAACCTCATCCTTGGAATTCTTTGGATAAAAATTTGAAAGTAGGAAGCAAAGTGAAAGGAAAAGTAAGTGTTTTAGCGGATTATGGTGCTTTTATTGAAATTATACCAGGTGTAGAAGCATTATTACATATTAGTGAAATGTCTTGGTCTACAGATTTGTCTTCTACTCAAGATTTTGTAAAAATAGGAGATGAATTGGAAACTGTTATATTAACCATAGATCGTCAGGAAAGGAAAATGTCTTTAAGTATAAAACAATTAACTCCAGATCCTTGGGTTAATATACAAGATAAATATTCTATAGGATCAAAACATATTGGAATTGTAAAAAAATTCACAAATTTTGGAGTTTTTTTAGAATTGAAACAAGGAATATCTGGAATTATTTACACTAATGATCTTTCATGGATTAAAAAAATTAAACATCCTTCTGAATTTTGCAGTATAAACGATAAATTAGAAATCATTGTACTTGCTTTGGATACTCAAGCAAGAAGATTAAATTTAGGACATAAACAATTAACAGAAAATCCATGGGAAAAATATGAAAAAATTTATCATGTGGGAAGTATTCACAATGGAATAATATCAAATTTATTTGACAAGGGAGCTACTGTAAAATTTATAGAAGATCAAAAAATGGAAGCTTTTGCTCCATTCCGCTTTTTAGAAAAAAAAGATGGCTCAACTTTGAAAAAAGGAGAAAAAGCTAATTTTAAAATCATTGAATTTAATAAAGAAACTAAAAAAATAGTGATCTCTCATACGTCTATTTATCGTGATCAAGATCAAAAAAAAGAAAAACGTGTAAGAAATAGAAAATTTGAGAGATCTACTCTCGGTGATATAGCAGGATTAGCTAAACTAAAAGAACAAATAGAAAAAGAAAAAAATAAATAGTTCTAAAATAATGGAAACACACCCTATTGCAGAAAAAGAAGGATGGAAAGTAGGAAAAGATTTTCCCGTTTGGGCTAATAATGAATTATATTTAACTACAATTAAAGGTGGATACTTGTTAGATGGAGAAACTCCTTTTGAGGCATATAATAGATTAGCGAAAAATGCTGCAAAAATTTTAAAAAAACCAAAAATAGAAGGAGAGTTTTTTAATATTTTTTGGAGAGGATGGCTCATTCCTTCTACTCCAGTTATGGTTAATCTTGGAACAGAAAAAGGTTTGCCTATTAGTTGTTTCTCTGGAAGAATTGGGGATAGTATGTACGAAATATATAGAAAAAATTTAGAAATGGCGATACTCAGTAAACATGGTGGAGGCACATCTTATGACTTTAGTTTAGTTAGACCTGTAGGAAGTTCTATAAAAAATGGAACATTAGGAAATTCTGATGGAATTATCCCTTTTATTAAATCATATGATAGTGCTATAGTAGCTAGTAAACAAGGAAGAACACGTAGAGGTGCTGTGGCTATTTATTTAAATATAGAACATAAAGAATATCCAGAATTTTTGAAAATTAGAGAACCTAAAGGAGATATTAATCGTCAATGTCACAATGTTCATCAAGGTGTGATAATTTCTAACTCTTTTATGGAAAAAGTATTACAAAAAAATGGAAAAGAACGATCTTTGTGGATTGATACTCTTAAAGAACGTGTTCAAACTGGAGAACCATATCTTTTTTTTAAAGAAAATGCCAATAAAAATCTTCCAGAAAATTGGAAAAAACACGGATTAAAAATACATCACAGTAATCTTTGTTCAGAAATTATGTTACCAACAGATGAAAGTCATACTCTTGTATGTTGTCTTTCTTCTTTGAACTTATATAAGTATATAGAATGGAAAAATACAAACACTGTTTTTTATTCCATTTTATTCCTTGATGCTGTTATGCAAGAATTTATTGATAAAGGTAAACATATACGGGGGATAGAAGATTCTGTTCGTTTTGCAGAAAAAAGTAGAGCTTTAGGTTTAGGTACTTTAGGCTGGCACTCATATTTACAATCGAATATGATTCCTTTTATATCTATAAAATCGGAAATGTTAACACACAATATATTTAGAAATATACAATTAGAATCTCAAAAAGCTACTAAATATTTAGCTAAAGAATATGGAGAATCTGAATGGAATATTGGAACAGGAAGAAGAAATCTAACTTTGATGGCGATGGCACCTAATAGGAGTTCTGCTAAATTAGCAGGCGGTCTTTCTCAAGGTGTAGAACCTTTAGCGGCAAATATATATGTGGATGATGATTCAAAAGGAATGCATATCCGTAAGAATCCTTATTTGGAAAATATACTCATAAAAAATGGATATAATATTCCAGAAGTTTGGGAGCAAATAGCTAATGAAAAAGGATCTTGTCTTGGATTAACAGCTCTTAATGAAGAACAAAAAAATGTTTTTAGATGTTTCAAAGAAATTAATCAATTAGAATTAATTAAACAAGCCAGCATACGACAAAAATATATTGATCAAGGACAAAGCATTAATCTTTCTTTTCATCAAAATGCTCCAGCAAAATATATAAACAAAGTTCATATTGAAGCTTGGAAAATAGGGTTAAAAAGTCTTTATTACTATAGAAGTGAAAGTATTCTTCGAGCAGATACCAGGAATCGAGATTTATATTCGGAAAGTTTGTTATAATTTATAAATAAAAAAGGGCGGCGACTTACTCTCCCGAAATCAACCAGTACCATCAGCGCTAATGTGTTTCACTTCTCTGTTCGGAATGGTAAGAGGTGGGGCCACATTGCTATAACCACCCAATTAATTTTTATATTAAGAAAATAAAATAAGACATAACATAATATATTTTTCATGAGATAAAAAGCTTACGGGTAATTAGTACTACTCGGCTATGACATTACTATCTTTACACCTATAGCCTATCAACGTTGTCATCTTCAACGACCCTTAAATAAAAAAAATAAAAGAAGCCTAATCTTGTGGTGAGTTTCGCACTTATATGCTTTCAGTGCTTATCTCTTCCGAACATAGCTACTCAGCGATGCACCTGGCGATACAACTGATACACCAGAGGTTCGTCCAATTCGGTCCTCTCGTACTAGAATCAGGTCCACTCAAGCTTCTAACGCTCGCAATAGATAGAGACCGAACTGTCTCACGACGTTCTGAACCCAGCTCGCGTGCCACTTTAATGGGCGAACAGCCCAACCCTTGGGACCTTCTTCAGCCCCAGGATGTGACGAGCCGACATCGAGGTGCCGAACCTCCCCGTCGATGTGAGCTCTTGGGGGAGACTAGCCTGTTATCCCCGGAGTACCTTTTATCCTTTGAGCGATGGCCCTTCCATACGGAACCACCGGATCACTATGCCCTACTTTCGTACCTGATCGACTTGTAAGTCTCACAGTCAAGCACCCTTATGCCATTACACTCTACACACGATTACCAAACGTGTTGAGGGTACCTTTGGGAGCCTCCGTTACCTTTTTGGAGGCGACCACCCCAGTCAAACTACCCACCACGCAATGTTCTCAATTTTTTTAATCGAGTTAGATTTCAATTAAAAAAAGGGTGGTATTTCAAGGACAACTCCACATTGCCTAGCGACAATGTTTCAAAGTTTCCCACCTATCCTACACATTTTTTAATCAAAATCAATACGAAGCTATAGTAAAGGTTCACAGGGTCTTTTCGTCCCATTGCGAGTAATCGGCATCTTCACCGATATTACAATTTCACCGAGCTCATGGCTGAGACAGTTTCCAGATCGTTACACCATTCGTGCAGGTCGGAACTTACCCGACAAGGAATTTCGCTACCTTAGGACCGTTATAGTTACGGCCGCCGTTTACTGGGGCTTCAGTCAAAAGCTTTGCCGAAGCTAACCTTTTTCTTTAACCTTCCAGTACTGGGCAGGTGTCAGACCCTATACGTCATTTTTCAATTTAGCAGAGTCCTATGTTTTTGATAAACAGTCGCCTGGATCTCTTCGCTGCGACCTTCCCTAAAGAAGGCTACCTTTCTCCCGAAGTTACAGGTTTATTTTGCCTAGTTCCTTAGCCATGAATCACTCGAGCACCTTAGGATACTCTCCTCAACTACCTGTGTCGGTTTTGGTACGGATTACTTTTATCTGAAGCTTAGAGGCTTTTCTTGGAAGTTCTTACCTGCACTATCCACTTATCCTAAGACTTGTGGTACTATCGTAGATTAGCAAAATATACGGATTTTCCAATATATTTTATACCTAGCTACTTTAACGTACACATCCGTACGTACGCGACAGTTTCATTCCTCCGTCCCCCCATCGCAATAAAAGCAAGTACCGGAATATTAACCGGTTTTCCATCGATTACACCTTTCGATTTTACCTTAGGAACCGACTAACCCTCAGTTGATTAACATAGCTGAGGAACCCTTAGTTTTTCGGTGTACGGGTTTTTCACCCGTATTATCGTTACTTATACCTACATTTTCTTTTGTAAAAGCTCCACTACATCTTACAACATAGCTTCTTTGCCATTACAATGCTCCCCTACCGATTGATTAATTAATCAATCCCATAGTTTCGGCGATATATTTATGCCCGATTATTATCCATGCTTAATCACTTGACTAGTGAGCTGTTACGCACTCTTTAAATGAATAGCTGCTTCCAAGCTAACATCCTAGCTGTTTTAGTAACTAAACCTCGTTTGTTCAACTTAATATATACTTAGGGGCCTTAACTGATGATCTGGGTTGTTTCCCTTTTGGACATGGACCTTAGCACCCATGCCCTCACTACCGTGAAACATAATAACAGCATTCGGAGTTTGTCAGGAATAAGTAGGTGATGAAACCCCTTCATCCAATCAGTAGCTCTACCTCTGTATTATTTAACACGATGCTGCACCTAAATGCATTTCGGGGAGTACGAGCTATCTCCGAGTTTGATTGGCCTTTCACCCCTATCCACAAGTCATCCGAAGACTTTTCAACGTCAA
This window encodes:
- the rpsA gene encoding 30S ribosomal protein S1, with protein sequence MSNQTEEIKRKSPHSYDIQNEKLKDQKSIKTSFDWTKYETHFNNDRQEERKKFEEIYTKTLPYVQELEIYQGVVTHISDKIIIVDIGFKAEGAISISEFRENFNIQVGSKIEVMVVKIDYKGQCILSYQKAKMLRNWQRINEAYEKSEVILGYVAARTKGGLIVEIFDIECFLPGSHINVKPVRDYDIYVGKTMEVKVVKINKKTKNVVVSHKVLIERDIEEQRKEMISKLDKGQVLEGKIKNILPYGAFVDLGGVDALLHITDMSWPHINHPTEIVQLEQELKFVVLGVDKDKNRVQLGLKQLQPHPWNSLDKNLKVGSKVKGKVSVLADYGAFIEIIPGVEALLHISEMSWSTDLSSTQDFVKIGDELETVILTIDRQERKMSLSIKQLTPDPWVNIQDKYSIGSKHIGIVKKFTNFGVFLELKQGISGIIYTNDLSWIKKIKHPSEFCSINDKLEIIVLALDTQARRLNLGHKQLTENPWEKYEKIYHVGSIHNGIISNLFDKGATVKFIEDQKMEAFAPFRFLEKKDGSTLKKGEKANFKIIEFNKETKKIVISHTSIYRDQDQKKEKRVRNRKFERSTLGDIAGLAKLKEQIEKEKNK
- a CDS encoding ribonucleoside-diphosphate reductase subunit alpha, whose translation is METHPIAEKEGWKVGKDFPVWANNELYLTTIKGGYLLDGETPFEAYNRLAKNAAKILKKPKIEGEFFNIFWRGWLIPSTPVMVNLGTEKGLPISCFSGRIGDSMYEIYRKNLEMAILSKHGGGTSYDFSLVRPVGSSIKNGTLGNSDGIIPFIKSYDSAIVASKQGRTRRGAVAIYLNIEHKEYPEFLKIREPKGDINRQCHNVHQGVIISNSFMEKVLQKNGKERSLWIDTLKERVQTGEPYLFFKENANKNLPENWKKHGLKIHHSNLCSEIMLPTDESHTLVCCLSSLNLYKYIEWKNTNTVFYSILFLDAVMQEFIDKGKHIRGIEDSVRFAEKSRALGLGTLGWHSYLQSNMIPFISIKSEMLTHNIFRNIQLESQKATKYLAKEYGESEWNIGTGRRNLTLMAMAPNRSSAKLAGGLSQGVEPLAANIYVDDDSKGMHIRKNPYLENILIKNGYNIPEVWEQIANEKGSCLGLTALNEEQKNVFRCFKEINQLELIKQASIRQKYIDQGQSINLSFHQNAPAKYINKVHIEAWKIGLKSLYYYRSESILRADTRNRDLYSESLL